The Deltaproteobacteria bacterium DNA segment GTCGAGTTCATGTCGCAGACGTTCATCCCGGTGTCGCCCAAGGACATCGCGGAGACGCTCACGCGCTGGTCCGAGAACGTCACGTTCAAGACCCTCGGCGTCGCGGGGCTCGTCCTCACCCTCGCCGTGGCGTTCGTGATGTTCAACACGCTCGACCGGGTGATGAACGACATCTGGCGAACCGAGCGGCGCCGGCCGTTGGCGCAGAAGCTCGTCGTGTTCTACGCGGCGATCACGGTGCTGCCGCTCGCCGCTGGCCTTACCTTGTTGAAGGCACAACAAGCTGGACTCACCGATGGCTTCGCGGGCTTGCTGCTCGGCTTCGGCGTGAGTACGGCCGCCGCGTTCACCGCGATCTACGTGCTGCCGCGCACGCGGGTCCACCTGCGCGCCGCGCTCGCCGGCTCGCTCGTGTTCGCGGTGCTATTCGAGATCGCGAAGGCGCTGTTCAAGGCGTACGCCACCGAGGTCGCATTCGCGAAGTATGCCGGTATCTACGGTGCGGTCGCGATCGTGCCGATCTTGCTGCTGTGGATCTATTACAGCTGGCTCGTGTTGCTGCTCGGCTGCGAGGTCGCGTTCGCGGCCCAACACCTGCACCTGCTCGAGCGCGGCGACCGGCGGCGGCGCATGTCACTCGAACGGGAGTTGCTCGAGCGCGTCAACGGCGTGGTCGCCTCCCGCGTGATGGTGGCGATCGCCGAGGCGTACCTCACCGGTCGCAAGGCGATCTCGCGCCGCGCGATCGCGGACCGCTTCGACCTGTCCGACGAGGTGGTCGACCGGATCGTGCAGCGACTGAAGGAGGCCGACCTGGTGTTCGAGGTCGAAGGCGATCTCGTCGGCCTGATGCCGGCGCGGCCGCCGTCCGAGATCGCGCTCGCAGACGTGCTGGCCGCGTTTCGCAGCGACGACGTGTCGGACGCTCGCCCGGGGCGGGTGACGACGCGACTCGACCGGGTGCTGCGCGAGATCGACAGCGACGTGCGGCAGAAGACCGGAACGCTCACCCTCGACCAACTCGTGGACCGCTGAACAGTCCTGCCGTTGCGGTCACAACAGGTGGGTCACCACGTAGTGGCCGGCGCGGCCGAGCGAGAACGCGCCGTAGGCGATGAGCAGGATCCCGACCGTGCGCGTTACCCACACCATCTTGGCGCCGAGCACGCGCTTGCCCCGGTCCGACAAATACGCGACGAACGCGAACCACAGAAACGAGCCGGCGCCGATGCCGAACGCGGCCGTGACCCCTTCGGCGCGGGTCGCCTCGGCCAGAAACGACCCGACGATCACGACCCAGGTGATGATCGCGGCCGGATTCATCAAGATCAGCGCCACGCCGACCACGAACCCGGTCCACATGGACCCGGCCGACGGCGGCTCCCGCGGCGCGTCCACGTCGGCGCGCACGGCCGGCTGCGTCCGCAAGGTCAACGCGCCGTACAGAATCAGCACGACCCCACTGATGGCGTACAGGATCGGCGGCACGCCCGGGTGGGCCCGCAAGATGGGGCCGACGCCGACGACGCCCAAGAAGGCGTACAGGCAGTCGGCGCACGCGCCGCCGGCGCCGACCGCGATCGCCCGGCGCAGGTGGTGCCGGTAGGCCGACTCGATCACCGCCACGTTGACCGGACCGATCGGAACCCCGGTGAGCGCGCCGATCAGGGCGCCGATGAAGAAGTAGGTGATCACGCGGTCGGCGGAACGTAACAGAAAATGGCCGCCGTCTGACCGGCCGCCGGAGATCCCGCGGCAGCCGCCGGCGACGGCTGCGGCGCCGGGCGGCGGGTCTGCCGCACCCCCCGCGTTCGGTCCGGCGGCTGGCGGGCGGCGTGGTATGACAGGGACGTGTCCGACGCGGCCGTCACATGGGTGGGCCACGCCACCGCCCTGGTGGAGTTGGCAGGCGAGCGCGTGCTGATCGACCCGCTCGGCCGCCGTCGCTGCCGCGGACTGGCGCCCACCGCGATCCTCATCACCCACGCGCACGTCGACCACCTCAACCGTTGGACCCTCGCCGTGCTCGACCGCGGGGCCGCGCTGTACGTGCCCAAGGGAGCGGGCCGGTACGTGGCCGATCTCGGCTTCCGCACCGTCCGCGAGGTCGAACCGGGCGATGCGTTCGCGGTCGGCCACCTCGACGTGGTGGCGGTGCCGACCCGGCACGACCCGGGCCGCTGGCGCAAGGGCGACGCGCCGATCTGCACCGGCTACGTCGTCACCGGCGCGGGGCATGCCGTCCACCACAGCGGCGACGTGGACATGTCGGACTTCGACGTGTTCGACGCCATCGGCGAGCAGTTC contains these protein-coding regions:
- a CDS encoding MBL fold metallo-hydrolase; translated protein: MSDAAVTWVGHATALVELAGERVLIDPLGRRRCRGLAPTAILITHAHVDHLNRWTLAVLDRGAALYVPKGAGRYVADLGFRTVREVEPGDAFAVGHLDVVAVPTRHDPGRWRKGDAPICTGYVVTGAGHAVHHSGDVDMSDFDVFDAIGEQFDLDATLLPIGGILPVWYYRARRGAKDRGVHIDPDTALDLARRLRAKTFVPVHYGTVQIPFGPARTAPRRLARVARERNESERVRILGHGESMALARPRLLGAAGGRARAAE
- a CDS encoding YihY family inner membrane protein, producing GAASGGDAAGEPRRRRRSTLRGVAVSAGDAAVGLRQRAARWLAALLAHEPRRRRGSVLLYALRVAVQVFRQWARDRCPQQAASLAFQTVLSIVPTLALALSALRATGNIGAESTLVEFMSQTFIPVSPKDIAETLTRWSENVTFKTLGVAGLVLTLAVAFVMFNTLDRVMNDIWRTERRRPLAQKLVVFYAAITVLPLAAGLTLLKAQQAGLTDGFAGLLLGFGVSTAAAFTAIYVLPRTRVHLRAALAGSLVFAVLFEIAKALFKAYATEVAFAKYAGIYGAVAIVPILLLWIYYSWLVLLLGCEVAFAAQHLHLLERGDRRRRMSLERELLERVNGVVASRVMVAIAEAYLTGRKAISRRAIADRFDLSDEVVDRIVQRLKEADLVFEVEGDLVGLMPARPPSEIALADVLAAFRSDDVSDARPGRVTTRLDRVLREIDSDVRQKTGTLTLDQLVDR